A genomic region of Haliotis asinina isolate JCU_RB_2024 chromosome 1, JCU_Hal_asi_v2, whole genome shotgun sequence contains the following coding sequences:
- the LOC137276526 gene encoding uncharacterized protein encodes MNCKSIEDVNCKSIENMNCKLVEDMDCKSIEDMNCKLVEDMDCKSIEDMNCKLVEDMNCKSIEDVNCKSIEDMNCKLVEDMNCKSIEDMDCKSVEDMNCKLVEDMDCKSIEDMNCKSIEDMNCKSIEDMNCKLVEDMDCKSIEDVNCKSIEDMDCKSIEDMNCKSIEDMN; translated from the coding sequence ATGAACTGTAAATCAATCGAGGACGTGAACTGTAAATCAATCGAGAACATGAACTGTAAATTAGTCGAGGACATGGACTGTAAATCAATCGAGGACATGAACTGTAAATTAGTCGAGGACATGGACTGTAAATCAATCGAGGACATGAACTGTAAATTAGTCGAGGACATGAACTGTAAATCAATCGAGGACGTGAACTGTAAATCAATCGAGGACATGAACTGTAAATTAGTCGAGGACATGAACTGTAAATCAATCGAGGACATGGACTGTAAATCAGTCGAGGACATGAACTGTAAATTAGTCGAGGACATGGACTGTAAATCAATCGAGGACATGAACTGTAAATCAATCGAGGACATGAACTGTAAATCAATCGAGGACATGAACTGTAAATTAGTCGAGGACATGGACTGTAAATCAATCGAGGACGTGAACTGTAAATCAATCGAGGACATGGACTGTAAATCAATCGAGGACATGAACTGTAAATCAATCGAGGACATGAACTGA